In one window of Mytilus trossulus isolate FHL-02 chromosome 7, PNRI_Mtr1.1.1.hap1, whole genome shotgun sequence DNA:
- the LOC134725762 gene encoding SPRY domain-containing SOCS box protein 3-like isoform X1, whose protein sequence is MPENFAWTSIDYNPDNWVWDQLNKSPEVLLSTDQENVYFYTDPVYQSTGTAGVRGTKGFTNGIHVWDVHFLEPPNGTSVMVGVGTERALLHKGDYSYVDLIGMDSQSWGLSYKGKIWHNGQSKKFCQPFFDKTTIITCQLDLYSGTLAFYCNGQSLGVAFTGLDQIGEPLYPIVSSTASESELGLGTRGCRYLSLQEKCFQAIKRRLAYNEAYNDCVDCLPLPKIMKSHLSALY, encoded by the exons ATGCCTGAAAATTTTGCTTGGACTTCTATTGATTATAATCCTGATAACTGGGTGTGGGACCAGTTAAATAAGTCCCCTGAGGTACTTCTCTCCACAGACCAGGAGAATGTCTACTTCTATACAGACCCAGTCTACCAAAGTACAGGCACTGCAG GTGTAAGAGGAACTAAAGGGTTTACAAATGGAATACATGTATGGGATGTTCACTTCCTAGAGCCCCCTAATGGTACCTCAGTAATGGTTGGTGTTGGCACAGAGAGGGCACTATTACACAAGGGGGACTACAGTTATGTGGATCTTATAG GTATGGATTCACAAAGCTGGGGATTATCATACAAGGGGAAGATCTGGCACAATGGTCAGAGTAAGAAATTCTGCCAACCATTCTTTGACAAGACCACCATCATAACTTGCCAGTTGGACTTGTACTCAGGGACTTTAGCCTTTTACTGTAATGGTCAGAGCTTGGGTGTAGCCTTCACTGGACTGGACCAAATTGGAGAACCTTTATATCCCATTGTTAGCTCCACAGCATCGGAATCGGAGCTAGGCCTGGGAACCAGAGGATGCAGGTACTTGTCTTTACAAGAAAAGTGCTTCCAGGCTATAAAACGTCGACTGGCATATAATGAGGCTTATAATGACTGTGTGGATTGCCTCCCTTTGCCCAAGATTATGAAATCACACTTAAGTGCTTTATactaa
- the LOC134725762 gene encoding SPRY domain-containing SOCS box protein 3-like isoform X2 yields MSLFFLTGVRGTKGFTNGIHVWDVHFLEPPNGTSVMVGVGTERALLHKGDYSYVDLIGMDSQSWGLSYKGKIWHNGQSKKFCQPFFDKTTIITCQLDLYSGTLAFYCNGQSLGVAFTGLDQIGEPLYPIVSSTASESELGLGTRGCRYLSLQEKCFQAIKRRLAYNEAYNDCVDCLPLPKIMKSHLSALY; encoded by the exons atgtctttgtttttcttaacaGGTGTAAGAGGAACTAAAGGGTTTACAAATGGAATACATGTATGGGATGTTCACTTCCTAGAGCCCCCTAATGGTACCTCAGTAATGGTTGGTGTTGGCACAGAGAGGGCACTATTACACAAGGGGGACTACAGTTATGTGGATCTTATAG GTATGGATTCACAAAGCTGGGGATTATCATACAAGGGGAAGATCTGGCACAATGGTCAGAGTAAGAAATTCTGCCAACCATTCTTTGACAAGACCACCATCATAACTTGCCAGTTGGACTTGTACTCAGGGACTTTAGCCTTTTACTGTAATGGTCAGAGCTTGGGTGTAGCCTTCACTGGACTGGACCAAATTGGAGAACCTTTATATCCCATTGTTAGCTCCACAGCATCGGAATCGGAGCTAGGCCTGGGAACCAGAGGATGCAGGTACTTGTCTTTACAAGAAAAGTGCTTCCAGGCTATAAAACGTCGACTGGCATATAATGAGGCTTATAATGACTGTGTGGATTGCCTCCCTTTGCCCAAGATTATGAAATCACACTTAAGTGCTTTATactaa
- the LOC134727251 gene encoding sarcoplasmic calcium-binding protein-like yields the protein MANTFLIKKWTRLYRTFDLNKDNVLTIADAILFSDRFIESNNMKGEQAADYKTKYLEWFRGFFLKGEETMTEEGFVNKMREAFNRDGKEFEKSVRKHMSVLVSITDVNKDNSISRAEFVDALKAMGLVSFDNKYFDAYPQVKPGFIEANLFLQSWVEYCCNSIEGNVSQLEKARLYGFRIIDSI from the exons ATGGCAAACACTTTTCTTATAAAGAAATGGACAAGACTGTATAGAACTTTTGACCTGAACAAAGACAACGTGTTAACTATTGCCGATGCCATTTTGTTTTC TGATAGATTTATTGAAAGCAACAACATGAAGGGTGAACAAGCTGCAGACtacaagacaaaatatttagAGTGGTTTCGAGGTTTTTTCCTAAAAGGAGAAGAAACAATGACAGAAGAAGGTTTCGTTAATAAGATGAGAGAGGCATTTAACAGAGATGGTAAAGAATTTGAGAAATCCGTCAGAAAGCATATGTCTGTCCTGGTATCCATCACAGATGTTAACAAAGATAATTCCATCTCCAGAGCGGAGTTTGTAGATGCACTAAAGGCAATGGGACTAGTCTCCTTcgataacaaatattttgatgcaTATCCGCAAgttaaacctggtttcataGAAGCTAATTTGTTTCTTCAAAGTTGGGTTGAGTACTGCTGTAACAGCATTGAGGGCAATGTCAGTCAGTTGGAGAAAGCTCGTCTGTATGGATTTAGAATTATAGATTctatttaa
- the LOC134727250 gene encoding sarcoplasmic calcium-binding protein-like, with translation MANAYLIKKWTRLHKTFDLNKDNLLTVDDAFLFSDRFIESNKLKGEQATEFKTKFVNFFRDFFLKGEEKITEDRFVQKKTEEYQKDGNEFEKSVRKHMSVLVSITDVNKDNMISKEEFIEALKAMGLVTFDEKYFSAYPQIKPGFIEANLFLQSWVEYCCNSDDTNVSNLEKARLYGFRMIDSI, from the exons ATGGCGAACGCTTATCTGATAAAGAAATGGACAAGACTGCATAAAACTTTTGACCTGAACAAAGACAACTTGTTAACAGTTGATGATGCCTTTTTGTTTTC AGATAGATTTATTGAAAGCAACAAACTGAAAGGTGAGCAGGCAACAGAATtcaagaccaaatttgtcaattTCTTTCGAGATTTTTTCTTGAAAGGAGAGGAGAAAATCACGGAGGATAGATTCGTTCAAAAGAAGACAGAGGAATATCAAAAAGACGGGAACGAATTTGAGAAATCCGTCAGAAAGCATATGTCTGTACTGGTATCTATCACGGATGTTAACAAAGATAATATGATATCTAAAGAAGAGTTTATTGAGGCACTTAAAGCAATGGGATTGGTCACTTTTGATGAGAAGTATTTTAGCGCATATCCCCAAATTAAACCAGGCTTCATAGAAGCTAATCTATTTCTACAAAGTTGGGTTGAGTATTGCTGTAACAGTGACGATACAAATGTCAGTAATTTGGAGAAAGCTCGTCTTTATGGATTTAGAATGATTGATTCTATTTAA